The nucleotide sequence GTAAATTTTTTCCAATTTTGTTAAAATCTGATATGCTTTTTGTTTGTTATCCAATCTCTTGGTTTGAGACACCTATGGATTTGCTTCTGGTTGGAGGTTTCAGGGCTTCATATGGGCTTTTTACATgttcttttttgtttgttttcctATCTCCTGGTTTGAAACTTCTGAATTTTTGGACATGGGTATTGCAGAAAGGACCCATTAAGGGGTCTTTCGTATGTTCTTTTATGTTGGATTCTTGGGATTTTTCATATGGTTTTTGTTGTTTGTTTGGTTAATTTTGCTTCTAGTTGGTGATCTCTGTGTTTTATAGCCACGGGTATTGTGAGTATTTGGTGGAGGTCTCTGACATGCAATTGTAtgttgaaacattgaaaattttcacaagagTTTTCAACTGATTATCTTCTTCAATTTTTCTTTCATCATATTGACATAAAAGAGTGAATAtgatggtaggtgcttcatcatATTTCCAATTGAttcattgtcttcttcttcttgatcTGATTggactgatagagcatggcgaattaatccctttccctttatctcatagcccaggccctacatccatgggttaggtccttagcCGAACCCTCCTTATGGGCCCCACCCAAATCATATTTGGCTTGcagattttatttaattattattttttaatgagtGTTTTTAAAGCATCAGAATGTATTATATTCAATTGAGAATGTATTGCAATAGCCCCATCATGCAGCCCTTCTCGAAAATGAGGTTGGTCCGCTTGTTAGGTAGGCCACAATTGTATGATGAATATGACCCTTGGTTGTTCATTCATTACATGCATGTGCATTTGAACATGTGTGCGTACATGTGAGCTACCATAGTGGAAATGACACTAACTTTCGCTGACTTGATCCACATGCTAACCACCTTTTTAGAAAAACttgttttaattaaaaaaaattgaaaacaacttTGATAGGTTCAATATCCAAATAAATCTTTAGACATGCacgatttaaaaatattttgatcaCAGCTTCACTTTGCTAACAGCTCATAAATATTTAGCAAATGAAATTATTAATGTGAATCATTGCAGTAATACATCAACATTGATATGTTTGAACTTTGCTAACAGATCTTCATTGACTTTAGGTGTGGATATATTGGCTGGCATCACTGATTTCCTTTTTGTGTGATTCTTCCAAAGATAATTATTGTTGTGAGCAATCTCTTTCCCATCATGTCTATGTAAATAATATGTGTATTACTGGTCTTCTCCTCTTATAAGCTTTGTTTCTTCTTGGCCAATTTTAGAAATATATTACTCATGGTGGGATATTTTGAGACTACACATTAATTCATGGCATCCAGAAGCCATAAAGCTGTACATGGAAGTCTCACGATTGGATAGTTTGATGATTTTAGAATGTTTTTGAGTCTTTGTACTACAATTAGAATAGAGTTCTAATGCTAGTGCCTTTGTTAAATTAGAACTTTTTCCTTTATCAGAAGATGATTGATTAACATGGTATGTAGAACAGACTTCTTTGTATTTTGTATGCAATgatgttttcttctttttctttttataatgtCCACTTCCTGGATTCAATCTCtacttgaaaattttccttgTATGGTGTTACTTCCTGTCAGTTTTTGTagccaaaatctctctctctctctctctctctctctctctctctcttgtttgcaTTATACAGATGATTTGCTTGCTTTCTCAAGACCATAAAAAATAGATGGCAGATGTTGGCAGATGTTTCAATCCAAATTTCAGGCTGGAGATATTTATTTAGCTGTCTAATGCAAGTGCTCAGGTCCTATCCTCTATTTGAACAGTTATGTCAGAGGACCTGGTGTTGCTTTTCCAATCGATGCTCATGCTTGGAATTAGTATTGGACTTGCTTTCAATGTGGTTTTGCTTTCAACTAATAAAAGATGAAGACTTCCATGTACAGCTTGTGGAATTAGTATTGGACTTGCTTTCAATGTGGACTTGCTACTAATATTTATGGATTCTACAGTTTGTATATGAATATTCATATTGGCCTTTGTGGAAAAATTTGTATGTAGGTCTTTATGCTTATAATCATTCCATTGAATGGCCCATTCATAAATTTGTGCCTATATCTTCTATTTTAACTGCCTGATGTAGCATGCATAACTATTGACATGACCATGATAAGGCTGATAattgatttttggtaattataaTGATGGTAATCAATAGATAAATGGTACATATTACTGGGCTATGGGCCCTACTTGTCATTGTTGAATACCTGTATATACTGTTAAGAGATGCACAGTATGTAtatagggagttatttgatactctggcagcataTGACTCTTTTACTAAAAGTATGTCTCTAATCATTCCATCAAAATTATGTTCCGCTCATGCATTTACTAAAAGTAAATGAGGCTAATCTTTTCAAATGAATTCTTTTTATCTCGTGACAATAGACGTGGGTCCACAATCACTAAGCATCTTTTAAAAGGTAAGCTTCGGATAATTAAAGCAGCAAAAAATGCTTCATGCTTTCTTGAAGTATGGATGTTTGGGCTGTCCCAAACATAAGTGTTTCTACTTATGCAGTTTGTGAATTCTTTTCATTGATAATGATATGTGGTTCTTTGACACTGCTCCTAAGAAAAAACAGTTGGAAAGGATGGGCTTCTCTCCACTCGACGACAACATGAATGGTTTTAGCAGGACCCATTTTCAGAAACTGTCTGCATTTCAAGTCCTCTTGGATTTGTGTAGCAGAAATGAGCTCTAAGGGAGGGAGTCTCATATGTGGATCTCAATAACCTAGGACAGCTGCTTAACTGTACAAATTATTTCTGACCATACAATCAAACTATATTCTAGCAATACAATACTAGTGTAGCAGTACGAATGCGTCTAAGAGTTATACAACAACATTTATTCTTATGCACACCTAAGAATAAAGAAAATCATAATCGAAATAAATTCTACTACTATACTACAACCATATCAATGCATATACATCCTATGTGTTTGAGAAgcattttttttctcctttgctTATTTAGCCAATTAAAGGTGAAGATGTAAGGTTTCTCCTGTTTGGTGGATAAATGATTTTGCCCATTTGTAGGCTCGACTAGGGGTCAACATTCAGCTGTATCTCTCACTTCAATTTAGGCTTTCACTATTTCCCAATGTTCCACTGGCTacttcatatttttctttttcttttcccaaaGTAGTTAAACAGATAGCCCTTCATGAGTTCATAAGCGAAAATAAGGGTTGAGAATTTGGCACTCCCttgacttttcttttcttttttgttgtctcatgaaACTGTAAGGAGCATAATGTCATGGTTATTTGCTTTTTTGATGACTTGATCCATTAGTTCTTTAAGGAATAGTCAGAAGTGTTGTATTTGCAATACCTTCAGCTAACTTCTTATGGAAGGATAATTTTTGTTCTGGTTTGTCATATTTCTAAATTTCTCTGATCACCATTCTTGATAAACAGTACTAACATCACTACTTAGAAGTTTTGAATATCCAAAGTCACCGAGGTAATTTCACAAATCTGTGCAACATTAATTATCTCATGTCTAATGTATGAATATTGTGGGCTTGGCAAAGGTCATAAACAGAATCCTCATAATACAGTTCCAAgttatttttccctttttctttaatGATGAATACCACAGAAGTGGTGATATTTCTTATTTTACAACTTGTTATTTTTCCTCACAGCATCTACCAAGGTCACAGGCATGCACCAGAACTAAATATGGTAACTTTTTATGTTTCTTGTactcttttttgcattattttttaACATAGGGACTTAGGGGCTGTTACTTTGTAGTTTGTGAACTTCTGCTCCTAATTGCATCATCATATTGTTTGTGAATGAAGTTACCTGCTATATTGCTTTTACCTTAGTTTGCTTTTCTTTTATGGGGACCTATGATACCACCAAACCCACAAGATTTGACAGTGATGTATGGCTATCTAGACCATCCCAATTGTAGGTCCCAATTGTGGTCGGAGCATATAATCACATGAATCAAACAATATTCCTAGCTGTTCCCGAACAGATCTGATATCAAAGCTGTTAAACATAGTCTAATAAGCAATCATGAATgcattactttaaaaaaaaataaaaaatcaataggTGAAACAGTTTCACTATCTTAGACATTTTATGGCTCAACAAAATCACACAAATCCTTAATTTGTTAAAAGAAGTGCATTTACTTACAAAATCAGAGAGTAGAATTGTTTTAACAATCTGATTTTAGAATTCTTAGTAACTTAATTGGGCTACTCTAATTTCAATTAAGGTTGCCCAGGTATGTATTTACTGattgttggtttttcttttttgttgcttATTATTTTGGATAATTCATTATTCGGATAGGTTGAGTTTTTATTTAACGTGTTCTTGTAAGTGATTTAACCCATGAAATGAAGTAGGTTGATGGGAATGCATTATGCCACATGAACGGATGCAGCGCAGCAATTCAGAAACTGTGACTTTTGAGCTATaggcatgcttcatggtgggacactagatgaatggatggaagATCCTGCTAAAATCAATcatgcagtgggccccatggtggatGATTCTGTCCGGTAAGATAGATTAAATGTGGAATGTTGATtataaagttttctattttcaagcCAGTGACAAAAGGAAGGTAATATAGTCTTGGCACGTCAGTTGTGGACAGAGAATCTAATCACAtgaatcaaacaatcctaactatCTAATTACGGCTACCTAGCAACCGGCTAGAAGTAAGATATAGTAAGTGGTCCAACTTCAAAAGTGAAAATCGAATGTTATTTTCTcattgcattttctttttccgttatgcttcatccacagtTGGGTTAGCAATTTTTTTAACTGAATTGTAGACATAAATGTGTTGCCTTCAGTTTCATATGTTTGTCTCATAAACTGGAAAAATTAGAAGAGAGATTCTTCTACGTttaatgaacttgaggaaatgcaCCAGCCAGTAGACAGACCAGGAAATGGAGGATTGATGTCTAGTAGGCAGTTGGTTATGAGTATTATGATATGACTATTGTTTTGTTATATATGAGATGGAATTAGCTGGCTCGTGGTTGTTATATATGAGGAGGATAAGCATTTGCTTGGCCTAATaaactgtacatgtggggcccatttttttcAGATTTGGAGCAGTTTGGAACACAACAAAGGTAGAACCAGGATCTATTGTTGCTGTTTTCGGCCTTGGGACTGTTGGCCTTGCAGTAAGTTGCCTGAagatttcttttgtattttgtccCCGACCTGAGAAGCAACACTACCTGATTTCTGCACAAGAACATCCAATCAATCTGCTTCATCTAATGAAATTATGAAAAGCTGGGATCTCATACACACTTTCGATATTGGCATGTGTGGCTACATGTGGATGGGCATAGCTCCACACACGTGTAGGCTTAGCAAACATCTGTTTCAGGTTTACTTAATATGGTATTGATTTGTTTGGTCCTTGTATATGATATTTGCCTCTACAGCATGTGTAACTCTTAACTGCAGTAGTGTAATTTATGTCAGTAAGGAACTCTTCAAGGAGCCAGTACGTCTGGATTTGTTTGCAGCCAATCCATGCTTTGAAACCCATATCAACTGAGAATAGTAATTTCACATCCCAAGCTTAAATTTGGATTGCGTTAGTAATATTTCTATAATTTTACTAGTTCTCATTTTGTTATATATGACCCAACCAAATCTAATTGAAAGTTCcttgccatccaatctttggccatCTTTTTCCTAGAcaattgatatttatattcttTTCTTATCCGTCTTTTGTAGGACATTGACAGGCGGGTTAAAAGCTTCATTTTGTAAGGTTTTTCACACATCTTCCATCTATGGTAGAGCTTATGAAAGTAAAGTTTGTATCTCACAACTGTTAGCCCCacttgtaagttgtaatgtgTATCCGGACACTTAAACCCAATGTACTTGTAAGTTCTTTTTTTAAAGGTGCAGCTTGTCTGCTACATGTGCTCTTGCATGTGTCAGCGTGATGGACATGCCGCGTTTCCACAAGTTCACCATAGATGAGTCTCTGTCCTATTGCACTGCAAGATGCCATGTTTATTATATCCCACTGTCGGAACTATTGGATTTGATATGTTGGATTTGCCAAATCATATTAGCAATATTCATGGATGCCTTCTTAAAGTTGGCCATTGGGATTGTGTTTgctaatttctttatatatttacCTTTCTAATTTTCAAGAACCTGTGCATTCTGAAGATGATATCATAAAGTTCTATGAAGAAACTGGTTTACCTGTGACATAAGATGAAACTATTGACCATATTCAAGGAGATCCTCTCAATAAGCTTATTTTCTGGAAAAGTGTAATTATTACCATAAGCTCAAATTACTATGATCATTCCCTAATGAAGATGAGGGCCAATCTATCACAACTTGCAGTATCGTCCTATCTGTCCCCTTAAATGATAGGCTATAAACTTATTTGTATTTGGAACTATTCAATTGATTGCCcatgtaaatattattttaaaattcattCCCATGGTCGCCAAGAGAAGGGAAATGACTACAACATCAAACAAAGAAGCTGATCAAGTGATCTTTGAAATCTAGGTTATTTCTGGATGCTTGgttattcatttttaaaatttgggccaTAAGGTCATTTCTTACAATTTCTGCAAAAAGATGATGATTTCCAGATTATCTATACTTAATTGCTTGCTCGTACTCATTTACTTAATGCAGATGACTGTGATGTGTTCAACCAGAGCCAACCAAAAAAGGAGTCATCTCAGCTCAAGGCAATTGATTTTGGGTTGTCTACGTTCTTTAAACCTGGTAAGGCCTTGGGATTCCttgcttctttaaaaaaaaaaaattattttattttattttatttttttaagaagaaaaaggaaacagagaGTTCTTTCACAGACAAATATGCTTCTCATTCAAACCCATCCAACCCTTAGACTTAAAAACCCATGATCCAAAAGACTTAGACAGAGAGATCCAAGGCCTATGAGAACAAAACCCATGATCCAAAAGACTTAAAAATAGATAGGTGTAGTTACATTTCACCCTTTCAAACCAATCTTCCCCTgcttttgattttcctcataATGCAAGGGCCTTCTGAAAAGCATGATGTGGGGCTCCCATCTGCGAGATTGTTGAACACCGATTCCTCTCCATTCCTCCTCTTTA is from Magnolia sinica isolate HGM2019 unplaced genomic scaffold, MsV1 ctg245, whole genome shotgun sequence and encodes:
- the LOC131236153 gene encoding cyclin-dependent kinases regulatory subunit 1-like, producing the protein MPKIQYSEKYYDEKYEYRHVVLPREVVKLLPKNVLLKEEEWRGIGVQQSRRWEPHIMLFRRPLHYEENQKQGKIGLKG